The following are encoded together in the Geobacter sulfurreducens PCA genome:
- a CDS encoding SBBP repeat-containing protein has translation MKPRFAVAHRPFTQAARLFLLCSLLWISGCAGKTGTAGKTFFPPPPNLPRLQYLMGIANSTDVEGKDSSFSLFGGLAEQREKIRYIVKPYGITEAGGKLYVSDVGTAQIVVIDLPGKKFELLKGAAGPGKLTTPANVAVDKDGFIYVADAGRREVVVFTPEGDFLKAIGGDRDMKPVDVVVSGDRAFVLDIKSSDIKVFNVKSGQYLESFGTAGGPFERLAMPINLAMDSKGFLYATNGVSGRVLKFDRDGNLLLSFGQMGDGFGQFARPKGIAVDPTGLIHVVDGGHQNVQLFSDTGRLLLFYGDAGKDSTASLNLPAGIAYSTANLEYFQKMADSSFKLDGVVFVTNQGGKANKVAVYGYGKREGIDYEQEYEKIRKELEERARKAREKEAQEGKKAGQAEPKAAEPAAK, from the coding sequence ATGAAGCCGCGTTTCGCCGTAGCCCACCGTCCTTTCACACAAGCTGCCCGGCTGTTCCTGCTCTGTTCGCTGCTCTGGATCAGCGGATGTGCCGGTAAAACCGGCACTGCGGGAAAGACCTTTTTTCCGCCGCCTCCCAACCTGCCCCGGCTCCAGTACCTGATGGGGATTGCCAACTCGACCGATGTGGAAGGGAAGGATTCATCGTTTTCCCTCTTCGGGGGATTGGCCGAGCAACGCGAAAAGATCCGCTACATCGTGAAGCCGTACGGCATTACCGAGGCCGGCGGCAAGCTCTACGTGAGCGATGTGGGAACCGCCCAGATCGTCGTCATCGACCTGCCGGGCAAAAAATTCGAGCTGCTCAAGGGGGCTGCCGGACCTGGCAAGCTGACCACTCCGGCCAACGTGGCCGTGGACAAGGACGGCTTCATCTACGTGGCCGACGCGGGCCGGAGAGAGGTGGTGGTATTCACGCCGGAAGGCGATTTCCTCAAGGCCATCGGCGGGGACCGGGACATGAAGCCCGTGGATGTGGTCGTTAGCGGCGACCGGGCCTTCGTGCTCGACATCAAAAGCAGCGATATCAAAGTGTTCAACGTCAAGAGCGGCCAGTATCTCGAAAGTTTCGGCACAGCGGGCGGCCCCTTCGAGCGGCTCGCCATGCCCATCAACCTGGCCATGGACTCCAAGGGGTTTCTCTATGCCACCAACGGGGTCAGCGGCAGAGTCCTCAAATTCGACCGGGACGGCAACCTGCTGCTCTCCTTCGGCCAGATGGGTGATGGCTTCGGCCAGTTCGCCCGCCCCAAGGGAATCGCGGTGGATCCCACCGGACTGATCCACGTGGTTGACGGCGGACATCAGAACGTTCAGCTCTTTTCGGATACGGGACGCCTGCTCCTCTTCTACGGCGACGCGGGCAAGGATAGCACCGCATCACTGAATCTCCCGGCAGGGATCGCCTATTCCACGGCCAACCTGGAGTACTTCCAGAAAATGGCGGACTCTTCCTTCAAGCTGGACGGCGTGGTGTTCGTCACCAACCAGGGGGGGAAAGCGAACAAGGTGGCCGTGTACGGGTACGGCAAACGCGAAGGGATCGATTACGAGCAGGAGTACGAGAAAATCCGCAAGGAACTGGAAGAGCGTGCACGGAAAGCCCGCGAAAAGGAGGCCCAGGAGGGGAAGAAGGCTGGCCAGGCCGAACCCAAGGCTGCGGAACCCGCCGCGAAGTAG
- a CDS encoding cytochrome c3 family protein: MKNRILTVVCAAALSAGALAGVALAKQTYTPGTGVSNSPHNINNVVTNGDEYGRVCAYCHTPHHAIVSGAIAEYNPLWSHQVNEETYTPYASRTFDGGSVDNMQSDPLVGPSRLCMSCHDGVIAVSQHYGTAPAAGNGSAAVGDNWNEISVGDLAFGEGLTNDHPIGFDYDAVASTDKGNGTLGSGIKAANTQFSVTLAGTGVNYAGTHDRKISDLMYNNGSKNIMTCASCHDVHNNENPEDYLLINKQAGSQICLTCHKK, encoded by the coding sequence ATGAAAAACAGAATTCTTACCGTAGTCTGCGCCGCCGCCCTTTCCGCAGGCGCCTTGGCCGGCGTGGCCCTCGCCAAGCAGACCTACACCCCGGGAACCGGCGTGTCCAACTCGCCGCACAACATCAACAACGTGGTAACCAACGGTGACGAGTACGGCCGGGTCTGTGCCTACTGCCACACCCCGCACCATGCCATCGTCAGCGGCGCCATTGCCGAGTACAACCCGCTCTGGTCCCACCAGGTGAACGAAGAAACCTATACTCCCTATGCATCCCGGACCTTTGACGGCGGTTCTGTCGACAACATGCAGTCCGACCCGCTCGTCGGTCCCAGCCGTCTCTGCATGAGCTGCCATGACGGCGTCATCGCCGTAAGCCAGCACTATGGAACCGCTCCGGCTGCGGGCAACGGCTCCGCCGCCGTGGGTGACAACTGGAACGAGATCAGCGTCGGCGACCTCGCTTTCGGTGAAGGCCTCACCAACGATCACCCGATCGGGTTCGATTACGATGCGGTTGCCTCGACCGACAAAGGGAACGGCACCCTCGGCTCCGGCATCAAGGCTGCCAACACCCAGTTCTCCGTGACCCTGGCCGGTACGGGCGTTAACTATGCCGGTACCCATGACCGGAAGATCTCCGATCTTATGTACAACAACGGCAGCAAGAACATCATGACCTGCGCCAGCTGCCACGACGTACACAACAACGAGAACCCTGAGGACTACCTCCTCATTAACAAGCAGGCCGGCTCCCAGATCTGCCTCACCTGCCACAAAAAGTAA
- a CDS encoding cytochrome c3 family protein — protein MRRSVAVIWLLRVGLGALALCLTACDPVVRHKTLSTIFDGVPTLPPTDEYCVDFARQYHQEQLGLAKVEVKEEGPKGSTHLPYGEKRCADCHGSDKDKSGGLVVPKQELCFKCHPGFLKGAFQHGPAAVGDCLACHLPHAAPNPDLLGAPRDQICGRCHTEERLTNRMHDRLKDSKIACVECHDPHASDARYLLR, from the coding sequence ATGAGAAGGTCTGTTGCTGTGATATGGCTGTTGCGGGTGGGGCTGGGTGCCCTTGCACTCTGCCTGACCGCCTGCGACCCCGTGGTGCGCCACAAGACCCTGTCCACCATCTTCGACGGGGTGCCGACGCTGCCGCCCACTGACGAGTACTGCGTCGACTTCGCCCGGCAGTATCACCAGGAACAGTTGGGACTGGCCAAAGTGGAGGTCAAGGAGGAAGGACCCAAGGGGTCCACCCACCTGCCCTACGGCGAGAAACGCTGCGCTGACTGTCACGGCTCCGACAAGGACAAGAGCGGCGGGTTGGTGGTGCCCAAGCAGGAACTCTGCTTCAAGTGCCATCCCGGTTTCCTCAAGGGCGCATTCCAGCATGGGCCTGCAGCCGTGGGTGATTGCCTCGCCTGCCATCTCCCCCACGCCGCGCCGAACCCGGACCTGCTCGGAGCGCCGCGGGACCAGATATGCGGCCGCTGCCACACGGAAGAACGGCTTACCAACCGGATGCACGACCGCCTGAAGGACAGCAAGATCGCCTGCGTCGAGTGCCATGACCCCCATGCCAGCGACGCCCGCTATCTGCTGCGCTAG
- a CDS encoding 6-bladed beta-propeller: protein MEQSVPARGTSPARRLATAARHCLVLAVASILAACTTITAVTPNEPEQRLVWPGPPLQPRIEWVREVYNQKGLGVSPGFWGRIARFVLGEKEERFIRPHGILADEQIFALVDSGAGRVHLIDLKRGTYRLLPEEGKTPMVSPIGIARDSRGAIYVTDSGTGLIHRFSDDGDSFVALDLRPLHRPTGIAFNPVTGLLYVAETGAHRIVAFDSAGKETLRIGGSGMEPGAFNFPTDLAVMADGRLLVTDSLNSRIQIFTADGKPAGSFGEAGDTPGRFTRPKGVAVDSEGHIYVCDSQQDMVQIFDETGRLLLAFGDKGSLPGQFWMPSGIHIANDMIYVSDTYNQRVQVFRYLKEEPWGQDPHTPD, encoded by the coding sequence ATGGAGCAATCAGTCCCGGCACGCGGCACATCCCCTGCACGCCGGCTTGCGACCGCGGCCAGGCACTGCCTGGTCCTGGCCGTGGCGAGCATCCTGGCCGCCTGCACGACCATTACGGCCGTAACACCGAACGAACCGGAGCAACGGCTGGTCTGGCCGGGACCGCCGCTCCAGCCGCGCATCGAGTGGGTGCGCGAAGTCTATAACCAGAAGGGGCTCGGGGTATCTCCCGGGTTCTGGGGCAGGATCGCGCGGTTCGTACTGGGCGAGAAGGAGGAGCGATTCATTCGTCCCCACGGAATTCTGGCCGATGAACAGATCTTCGCCTTGGTCGATTCGGGCGCCGGGCGAGTGCACCTGATTGATCTGAAGCGAGGGACCTATCGGCTGCTGCCGGAGGAAGGCAAGACCCCGATGGTCTCACCCATCGGGATAGCCCGGGACAGCCGGGGAGCGATCTATGTAACCGACTCCGGCACCGGCCTGATCCACCGCTTTTCCGACGACGGCGACTCTTTCGTCGCGCTGGACCTCCGCCCGCTTCACCGCCCCACCGGCATCGCCTTCAACCCGGTAACGGGCCTGCTGTACGTGGCGGAAACCGGCGCCCACCGGATCGTAGCCTTCGATTCGGCGGGCAAGGAAACCCTGCGCATTGGCGGGAGCGGCATGGAGCCCGGCGCCTTCAACTTCCCCACCGACCTGGCCGTGATGGCCGATGGACGCCTTCTGGTAACCGACTCCCTCAACAGCCGGATTCAAATCTTCACGGCAGACGGGAAGCCGGCGGGAAGCTTCGGCGAGGCCGGGGATACTCCCGGTCGCTTCACCCGCCCCAAGGGGGTCGCAGTGGACAGCGAAGGGCATATCTACGTCTGCGACAGCCAGCAGGACATGGTTCAGATCTTCGACGAGACGGGCCGGCTGCTCCTGGCCTTCGGCGACAAGGGAAGCCTCCCCGGCCAGTTCTGGATGCCTTCCGGCATCCATATCGCCAATGACATGATCTATGTCTCCGATACGTATAACCAGCGGGTACAGGTCTTCCGCTACCTGAAGGAAGAGCCCTGGGGGCAGGACCCCCACACCCCCGACTAA
- a CDS encoding CARDB domain-containing protein, whose protein sequence is MKLRRCIASLATVGMLAMLLVQAEPRQVTGSGYSAETGKRQRPAPKESGSADKAIRKRWLVQFNGPVRPEQRRQLEALGCRIGDYMPTNAFVALMDDKAAKRVALLSFVEDITRFAPADKLVGTARKDLTAAPTSEIRIRKVLRVDDPADRAAVIAATLRGNGRILNVGARTITVEVPEELLAPLAQQEETAWIGEVGELRLHNSDAAWVVQTNEVDNRTIWEKGITGAGQIVGIADSGVDYDMPWFADPNGALPGPGHRKIVGYDATLGDNHDVADGHGTHIAGTICGDRGPGMPGNGIAPGARIHVQDLVGTDGTLTGSLELETVLKKAYDSGARIFNGSWGVDSGNYDALAAALDDFSWRHKDFLAVFANGNGGPAEQTATSPAIAKNATSVVATGNGTDAATVSAESSVGQAPDGRANPSVGAPGQGVVSARSDGLLGSGNSGTMAMSGTSVAAAVTSGAAALIRQYFTDGFFPTGSPVATNKLQPSAALLKAVLVNSAEALLSDDPGDSCPSKRGGWGRPKLINTLFFNGDSHSLEVVDGGTGLETDGVWQRLYFSPGGRRLKITLAWTDAPAAPGATSPLTNDLNLVVVAPDGTTYLGNDLNCSHGDYESRTGGFSDRVNVEEQVVIKRPVAGTYLVKVIGASIPVGPQPFALVMTGVTGVTSDGRIALTNSTNGTLEAPGQVSVMVTDRDINRDASAIETMTVDLLGETESNPEQVVLTETGPNTGTFTGTCRIALGGTAIHDNGALEARHGETISARYTDEINLSGYPRLVSVSARIVDSVPPTISAVGVGAQLSETSATVAWTTDEPADSKVSYGSDGSLGLSVIDGAFVSNHLLALSGLSEGQDYFFSVTSSDAAGNVSTDTNGGNNYTFRTASLPPSLEVFCSAENNETYLPTVRVFGTATDPAGIDRVTVNGQPAVWRATDGYYEATASLVPGSNTITVIATDTLNNPAGQTLTVNRTLPPFDLLVTSVVSTTNLLPSSAIRVDGTVRNEGTADAPSAEVAFYLSRGGAAAGIPLGSIPISPIPAGQSGAVSFTASLPPEVVPGVYFIVATVDPADQVAEAREDNNSLTGNPVTVGRPDLVPLTVSNTTLMSPGGTISTSLSVRNDGAASAPVSTVAAWLSVDTNLSGDDILIGTAPAAALSPGASTTVGISGVLPPGIQSGTLNIIAVVDALGEVAEADENNNRATGQPLTIGTAELSVTTVTMPASIVRGSTASATATVANTGHYAATGVRVGVYLSSDTAITTSDMFLGSGVIASLEPGASAPVSIPVPITDIVAAGTWYVGAVVDDLGMIAESDEGNNALAGNQVEILADGLDLTVQGVTAPASGTTGQPVTITATVAATMPAAASAVQFFVSRDPVITSADTYLATKAVGSFGAAGAQTVTATVTLPTTLTSDTWYLGAIADAYGVITEINETNNASAGRAITVNGPELVVESLTSASDTAYTAGTVSLASTIRSMAGAAPTHRVEFYLSTDPAITTSDIYLGYRTASLPAGGSSTATTILTIPRYLTGGDYYIGAIADPGNVIAEANENDNSLGIPLHIIGPDLQVDGLSLPGSALSGVPLTISSRAFSTQGGSGSFTVDFYLSSDQTITTGDVYLGRRTVSSLAVAGASTATATVTIPNYVFTGRYYVGAIVDPYNYVKEETETNNSTGTDQAVAVEVTGAELALASLSAPASAKPGETIAVVNALATTAGSAPSSYMEFYLSTDSIITAADRYLGGRTVSALPAGGANNAATGLKVPADILPGTYYLGAVSDPYNTVREANEADNTRTVQLTVTGRDLTVEALSGPAAALAGATIGVANAVKSAGGAVPGFDVTFYLSRDAVITRSDAYLGTRFVSGLDIDGANTVTTTLKLPNDLEGGRYYLGAIVDGGNLIPETDESNNASAAAPIDLVGADLAVSALTAPATASAGETISAQVIVTTRAGGSPYSLVNYYLSTDETVSPDDIYLGVSTIPSLGPGGGATVGKSVKLPADMEPATYYLIAVADPANAVAEADETNNTSQPRAIAVTVP, encoded by the coding sequence ATGAAACTGAGGCGATGTATCGCGTCGCTGGCGACCGTGGGGATGCTCGCCATGCTGTTGGTCCAGGCGGAGCCCCGACAGGTCACGGGCAGCGGCTATAGCGCGGAGACCGGCAAGAGACAGCGGCCGGCCCCCAAAGAATCCGGGTCGGCAGACAAGGCAATACGAAAGCGATGGCTCGTCCAGTTCAACGGTCCGGTCCGGCCTGAGCAGCGACGGCAGTTGGAGGCGCTCGGCTGCCGTATCGGCGATTACATGCCCACGAATGCGTTTGTTGCGCTCATGGACGACAAGGCGGCCAAAAGAGTTGCCCTTCTCTCATTCGTCGAGGACATCACCCGATTTGCACCGGCCGACAAACTGGTGGGCACGGCGCGGAAGGACCTGACGGCGGCACCGACGTCCGAGATCCGGATCCGGAAGGTGCTCCGGGTGGACGACCCCGCCGACCGGGCAGCGGTCATTGCCGCCACCCTGCGGGGAAATGGCCGGATACTGAACGTGGGTGCACGCACCATTACCGTGGAGGTACCGGAGGAGCTGCTCGCCCCCCTTGCCCAGCAGGAGGAGACAGCCTGGATCGGCGAGGTCGGGGAGTTGCGGCTGCACAACAGCGATGCTGCCTGGGTGGTACAGACCAATGAGGTCGATAATCGTACGATCTGGGAGAAGGGAATTACCGGCGCGGGGCAGATCGTCGGTATCGCCGACTCGGGGGTCGACTACGACATGCCCTGGTTCGCCGATCCGAACGGCGCTCTTCCCGGGCCGGGACACCGCAAGATCGTGGGGTACGACGCCACTCTGGGAGACAACCACGATGTGGCCGACGGCCACGGCACCCACATCGCCGGGACCATCTGCGGCGACCGGGGGCCCGGCATGCCCGGCAACGGCATTGCACCCGGCGCGCGCATCCACGTCCAGGACCTGGTCGGCACCGACGGCACGCTGACCGGCAGCCTGGAACTGGAAACCGTGCTGAAAAAAGCCTATGACAGCGGAGCCCGGATTTTCAACGGTAGTTGGGGGGTCGATAGCGGGAACTACGACGCCCTCGCCGCGGCCCTTGACGACTTTTCCTGGCGGCACAAAGATTTCCTGGCCGTGTTCGCCAACGGCAACGGCGGCCCGGCGGAGCAGACGGCAACCAGTCCGGCCATAGCCAAGAACGCCACCAGCGTAGTGGCAACCGGCAACGGAACCGATGCCGCCACGGTCAGCGCCGAAAGCAGTGTCGGCCAGGCTCCGGATGGCCGTGCCAATCCGTCGGTGGGCGCTCCGGGCCAGGGTGTGGTCTCGGCTCGCTCCGACGGCCTTCTCGGCAGCGGCAACAGCGGCACCATGGCCATGTCGGGCACCTCGGTGGCAGCGGCGGTCACCTCGGGAGCAGCCGCGCTCATCCGCCAGTACTTTACCGACGGCTTCTTCCCCACCGGCAGCCCTGTCGCCACCAACAAGCTGCAGCCCTCGGCAGCACTGCTGAAGGCAGTCCTCGTGAACAGCGCCGAAGCGCTCCTCTCGGACGACCCCGGCGACTCGTGCCCCTCGAAGAGGGGCGGCTGGGGGCGCCCCAAACTGATCAACACCCTCTTTTTCAACGGTGACAGCCACTCCCTGGAAGTAGTCGACGGGGGTACAGGGCTGGAAACCGACGGCGTCTGGCAGCGGCTCTACTTCTCCCCCGGCGGCAGAAGGCTCAAGATCACACTGGCCTGGACCGACGCCCCGGCGGCACCCGGTGCCACGTCCCCTCTCACCAATGACCTGAATCTGGTGGTTGTCGCACCGGACGGAACGACCTACCTGGGCAATGATCTGAACTGTTCCCACGGCGACTATGAATCACGGACCGGCGGTTTCTCCGACAGGGTCAACGTTGAAGAGCAGGTGGTCATCAAGCGGCCCGTGGCCGGCACCTACCTGGTCAAGGTGATCGGCGCCAGCATTCCGGTGGGTCCCCAGCCCTTCGCTCTGGTAATGACCGGGGTCACCGGGGTCACCTCGGACGGCCGGATCGCCCTGACCAACAGCACTAACGGCACCCTGGAGGCGCCGGGACAGGTGTCGGTCATGGTGACCGACCGGGATATCAACCGCGATGCCTCAGCGATCGAGACCATGACGGTGGACCTGCTCGGCGAGACCGAGAGCAACCCGGAGCAGGTGGTCCTCACCGAAACCGGCCCCAATACCGGGACCTTCACCGGCACCTGCCGGATCGCACTCGGCGGCACCGCCATCCATGACAACGGTGCGCTGGAAGCGCGCCATGGCGAGACGATCAGCGCCCGCTATACCGATGAAATCAACCTGAGCGGCTATCCCCGCCTCGTGAGCGTGTCGGCCCGGATTGTCGACAGCGTGCCGCCGACGATCTCGGCGGTTGGCGTCGGAGCCCAGCTCTCCGAAACCTCGGCGACCGTAGCCTGGACCACCGACGAACCCGCAGACTCGAAGGTCAGCTACGGCTCTGACGGCTCCCTGGGTCTCAGTGTCATCGACGGAGCCTTTGTCTCGAACCATCTCCTGGCACTCTCAGGTCTGTCGGAAGGACAGGACTATTTCTTTTCCGTCACCTCATCCGACGCCGCCGGCAACGTCTCCACGGATACCAATGGCGGCAACAACTATACCTTCCGCACCGCCAGCCTCCCGCCGTCCCTGGAGGTCTTTTGCTCGGCGGAAAACAACGAGACCTATCTCCCGACGGTCAGGGTCTTCGGCACCGCCACCGATCCGGCCGGAATCGACCGGGTGACGGTCAACGGCCAACCAGCCGTCTGGCGCGCCACCGATGGCTACTACGAGGCCACCGCCTCCCTGGTGCCCGGCAGCAACACCATTACCGTAATCGCGACGGATACGCTCAACAACCCGGCCGGGCAAACCCTGACGGTCAACAGGACCCTGCCCCCCTTTGATCTGCTCGTGACGTCGGTCGTCTCTACCACGAACCTCCTGCCAAGCTCGGCCATCAGGGTGGACGGGACGGTGCGGAACGAAGGCACCGCGGATGCCCCGTCGGCGGAGGTTGCCTTTTACCTCTCCCGCGGCGGGGCTGCCGCCGGCATCCCCCTCGGCAGTATCCCGATCTCACCCATCCCGGCGGGCCAAAGCGGCGCAGTTTCCTTCACCGCCAGCTTGCCTCCGGAAGTCGTACCAGGAGTTTACTTCATCGTCGCAACCGTCGACCCCGCCGACCAGGTGGCCGAAGCCCGGGAGGACAACAACTCCCTGACCGGCAATCCGGTTACGGTGGGCCGCCCCGATCTGGTACCGCTGACGGTGAGCAACACAACCCTCATGTCGCCGGGAGGCACCATTTCGACGAGCCTGTCGGTGCGCAACGACGGAGCCGCCAGCGCACCCGTTTCAACAGTCGCTGCCTGGCTTTCGGTCGACACGAACCTCTCCGGCGACGATATCCTGATCGGTACCGCCCCCGCCGCCGCTCTGTCTCCCGGCGCGTCAACCACGGTCGGCATCAGCGGCGTCCTCCCGCCAGGCATCCAGTCGGGCACCCTGAACATTATCGCGGTCGTCGACGCCTTGGGTGAGGTGGCAGAGGCGGACGAAAACAATAATCGGGCAACCGGGCAGCCTCTTACCATCGGCACGGCAGAACTATCCGTGACTACGGTAACGATGCCGGCCAGCATTGTCCGGGGCTCGACCGCCTCCGCCACCGCAACCGTCGCCAATACGGGTCACTATGCAGCAACCGGCGTGCGCGTCGGCGTCTATCTCTCGTCCGACACCGCCATCACCACCTCCGACATGTTTTTGGGGAGCGGCGTCATTGCATCCCTGGAACCCGGGGCATCGGCGCCGGTGAGCATACCAGTTCCCATAACGGACATCGTTGCCGCGGGGACATGGTATGTGGGCGCCGTGGTCGACGATCTCGGGATGATCGCAGAATCCGACGAGGGCAATAACGCCCTGGCCGGCAATCAGGTCGAGATCCTGGCGGACGGCCTTGACCTGACCGTTCAGGGTGTGACCGCGCCAGCCTCCGGCACCACCGGTCAACCGGTCACCATTACGGCAACGGTTGCCGCCACCATGCCGGCGGCGGCATCCGCGGTCCAATTCTTCGTCTCGCGTGATCCGGTCATAACCAGCGCCGATACGTATCTGGCCACCAAGGCGGTCGGCTCCTTCGGCGCCGCAGGCGCACAGACCGTCACTGCCACCGTGACGCTTCCCACGACGCTGACCAGCGACACCTGGTATCTCGGTGCCATTGCCGACGCCTATGGAGTGATTACCGAAATCAATGAAACCAACAACGCCTCTGCCGGCCGTGCCATTACGGTTAACGGTCCCGAGCTTGTCGTGGAATCCCTTACTTCCGCCTCCGACACGGCTTACACGGCGGGCACCGTCAGCCTGGCCAGCACCATCAGGAGCATGGCCGGCGCCGCACCCACCCACCGGGTAGAGTTCTATCTCTCCACCGACCCGGCAATCACCACCTCCGACATTTACCTCGGCTACCGCACCGCGTCCCTCCCCGCGGGGGGAAGCAGCACGGCGACCACAATCCTGACGATCCCCCGCTACCTGACCGGGGGAGACTATTACATCGGTGCCATCGCAGACCCCGGCAACGTCATTGCAGAGGCGAACGAGAACGACAACTCCCTGGGCATCCCCCTGCACATCATCGGCCCCGATCTCCAGGTAGACGGCCTGAGCCTCCCCGGCAGCGCCCTGTCAGGGGTCCCCCTCACCATTTCCAGCCGGGCATTTTCGACCCAGGGCGGATCCGGAAGTTTTACGGTCGACTTCTACCTTTCCTCAGACCAGACCATTACTACCGGCGACGTGTACCTTGGCCGCCGCACGGTGAGCAGCCTGGCTGTGGCCGGAGCGAGCACCGCAACGGCCACGGTGACGATTCCGAATTACGTCTTCACGGGCCGCTATTACGTGGGCGCCATCGTGGACCCCTACAATTACGTGAAAGAGGAAACGGAGACCAACAACTCGACCGGGACAGACCAGGCAGTCGCCGTGGAGGTAACGGGTGCCGAACTGGCACTAGCGTCTCTCTCGGCACCGGCCTCGGCCAAGCCCGGCGAAACCATCGCCGTGGTCAACGCCCTTGCCACTACGGCAGGCTCGGCGCCCTCATCGTACATGGAGTTCTACCTGTCGACCGACAGCATCATCACCGCGGCCGACCGCTATCTCGGAGGCCGCACCGTCTCAGCCCTGCCCGCGGGGGGGGCCAACAACGCCGCAACCGGCCTGAAGGTTCCAGCGGACATCCTGCCCGGGACCTACTACCTCGGCGCCGTGAGCGACCCCTACAACACGGTCAGGGAGGCCAACGAGGCTGACAACACCCGAACCGTGCAGCTCACCGTCACCGGAAGGGATCTGACGGTCGAGGCACTGAGCGGGCCGGCCGCCGCCCTCGCGGGGGCGACCATCGGAGTCGCCAATGCCGTGAAGAGCGCCGGCGGCGCAGTGCCGGGCTTCGATGTCACCTTCTACCTGTCGCGCGATGCCGTCATAACCCGCTCAGATGCCTACCTGGGGACCCGCTTCGTATCCGGCCTGGACATCGATGGCGCGAACACGGTGACTACCACCCTCAAGCTCCCCAATGATCTGGAGGGCGGACGCTACTACCTGGGTGCCATCGTCGACGGTGGCAACCTGATCCCCGAGACCGACGAGAGCAACAACGCATCGGCTGCGGCCCCCATCGACCTGGTTGGCGCCGACCTCGCGGTCTCGGCGCTGACCGCGCCGGCTACGGCCAGTGCCGGCGAAACGATCTCCGCCCAGGTGATCGTCACAACCCGTGCCGGCGGCTCTCCTTACTCGCTCGTTAACTATTACCTGTCAACCGACGAGACTGTCTCGCCAGACGACATCTATCTGGGAGTATCCACCATACCTTCACTGGGCCCGGGCGGCGGCGCCACTGTCGGCAAGTCGGTGAAACTGCCCGCGGACATGGAGCCGGCAACCTACTACCTGATTGCCGTTGCAGACCCTGCCAATGCAGTGGCAGAGGCGGATGAAACCAACAATACCTCTCAACCGCGCGCCATTGCGGTGACTGTACCCTAA